A single genomic interval of Psychroserpens sp. NJDZ02 harbors:
- the clpP gene encoding ATP-dependent Clp endopeptidase proteolytic subunit ClpP: MDYGKEFEKFAIKDQGISSTYYNKIISSMYPQDMTPYIIEERQLNISQLDVFSRLMMDRILFLGTGINDNIANIVQAQLLFLESVDANKDIQMYINSPGGSVYAGLGIYDTMQFIKPDVATICTGMAASMGAVLLCAGAKGKRSGLTHSRVMIHQPLGGAQGQASDIEITAREILILKEELYKIISKHSGQDYDKVYADSDRDYWMKSDKAKEYGMIDEILARK; this comes from the coding sequence ATGGATTACGGAAAAGAATTCGAAAAATTCGCTATAAAAGATCAGGGTATAAGTAGTACATATTACAATAAGATTATTAGTAGCATGTATCCTCAGGATATGACGCCTTATATTATAGAAGAGCGTCAATTAAACATATCTCAACTTGATGTGTTTTCAAGATTAATGATGGACCGCATACTTTTTTTAGGTACAGGAATTAACGACAATATTGCAAATATTGTACAAGCACAACTTTTATTTTTAGAAAGTGTAGATGCTAATAAAGATATCCAAATGTATATTAACTCTCCTGGAGGAAGTGTTTACGCTGGATTAGGTATTTATGATACTATGCAATTTATTAAACCTGATGTGGCGACAATTTGTACAGGTATGGCTGCCTCAATGGGAGCAGTACTTTTATGTGCTGGAGCAAAAGGAAAACGTAGTGGTTTAACACACTCGCGTGTTATGATACACCAACCTTTAGGTGGTGCACAAGGACAAGCAAGTGATATAGAGATTACTGCACGTGAGATTTTAATCTTAAAGGAAGAACTTTACAAAATTATTAGTAAGCATTCTGGTCAAGATTACGACAAAGTATACGCAGATAGTGATAGAGACTACTGGATGAAATCAGATAAAGCTAAGGAGTACGGAATGATTGACGAAATTTTAGCTCGTAAATAA
- the tig gene encoding trigger factor yields MNITRENIDALNAVVKIEIVKEDYNDKVEKILVDYRKTANIPGFRKGQVPMGMVKKQYGQSVLADEVNKLLQGALSNYLTEEKLDVLGQPLPKQQDEINWDADSFSFEFELGLSPKFDVELKSKKAITHYNIIADDKMIDEQIERIQKQYGKVTPQEDVTKDSEITGTFKNEEKEIDNTVTITLDQFKGKATEKLFIGAKVGDVITLKTKGLYADDHELMNALKIEHDAAHGLDIEVSFTITGINSREAADLDQELFDKLFGKDGVKSVSELKGKIKEDAEKQFVQQSDQKLLNDITEYLVDNTKFDLPEAFLTKWMQVAGEKQLDEAAAKEEYNKSEKSLRYQLIEGKLMQDNDLKVDFEDVKTNAKGMIKMQMAQFGQLNPSEKELDDIAARVLGNQDEVRRISEQVVSQKLLDLYKEKANIKTKEMSYEAFVKEVYGDK; encoded by the coding sequence ATGAATATTACAAGAGAAAACATTGATGCATTAAATGCTGTAGTAAAAATAGAAATCGTTAAAGAAGATTACAACGATAAAGTAGAAAAAATCTTAGTCGACTACAGAAAAACAGCTAACATTCCAGGATTTAGAAAAGGTCAAGTACCAATGGGAATGGTAAAAAAACAATACGGTCAATCTGTATTAGCTGATGAAGTAAACAAATTACTTCAAGGCGCATTAAGCAACTATTTAACTGAAGAAAAATTAGATGTTTTAGGGCAACCATTACCTAAGCAACAAGATGAGATAAATTGGGACGCAGATTCTTTTTCTTTTGAATTTGAATTAGGTCTTTCTCCTAAATTTGACGTCGAGTTAAAAAGCAAAAAAGCAATCACGCATTATAACATCATTGCTGATGATAAAATGATTGATGAACAAATAGAGCGTATCCAAAAACAATACGGTAAAGTTACACCTCAAGAGGACGTTACAAAAGACAGCGAAATCACTGGTACTTTTAAAAATGAAGAAAAAGAAATAGATAACACTGTAACGATTACTTTAGATCAATTTAAAGGAAAAGCTACAGAAAAGTTATTTATTGGCGCTAAAGTTGGAGATGTAATCACTTTAAAAACTAAAGGATTATATGCTGACGATCATGAATTAATGAATGCTTTAAAAATAGAACATGACGCTGCACATGGCTTAGACATCGAAGTCTCTTTTACTATCACAGGTATCAACAGTCGTGAAGCAGCAGATTTAGACCAAGAGCTATTTGATAAATTATTTGGTAAAGATGGCGTGAAATCTGTATCAGAATTGAAAGGGAAGATTAAAGAAGATGCTGAAAAGCAATTTGTACAACAATCTGACCAAAAATTATTAAATGATATTACAGAATATTTAGTTGATAATACTAAGTTTGATTTACCTGAAGCGTTCCTTACAAAATGGATGCAAGTAGCAGGTGAAAAGCAATTAGATGAAGCGGCTGCTAAAGAAGAATACAATAAATCAGAAAAAAGCTTACGTTACCAGTTAATTGAAGGTAAGTTAATGCAAGACAACGATCTTAAAGTAGACTTTGAAGACGTTAAAACAAACGCTAAAGGCATGATCAAAATGCAAATGGCACAGTTTGGTCAATTAAATCCTTCTGAAAAAGAATTAGACGATATTGCTGCACGTGTATTAGGTAACCAAGATGAAGTAAGACGTATTTCTGAGCAAGTTGTAAGTCAAAAATTATTAGACCTTTACAAAGAAAAAGCAAACATCAAGACTAAAGAAATGTCTTACGAAGCTTTTGTAAAAGAAGTTTATGGTGATAAATAA
- a CDS encoding phage holin family protein, which translates to MNLIIRLLLNAVAIFFLANILSGVAVDNYTTAIIVAAVISILNLLVKPILVILTFPITIITLGLFLFVVNGLIILLADNFISGFSVSSIWTAILFSILLSILQSVFQSFLKTDNKSN; encoded by the coding sequence ATGAACTTAATAATAAGATTACTCCTAAATGCAGTCGCTATCTTTTTTCTAGCTAACATCCTAAGTGGTGTCGCTGTTGACAATTACACTACAGCTATAATTGTAGCTGCCGTAATATCCATCTTAAATTTATTAGTCAAACCCATCTTAGTTATTTTAACGTTTCCAATTACTATAATAACATTGGGATTGTTTCTATTTGTGGTTAATGGGCTAATCATTTTACTCGCAGACAACTTCATTTCTGGCTTTTCAGTATCAAGTATTTGGACTGCCATTCTATTTAGTATTTTATTATCCATACTTCAATCTGTATTCCAATCGTTTTTAAAGACAGATAATAAATCCAACTAA
- a CDS encoding alpha/beta fold hydrolase — translation MLLHSNIIGEGQPFVILHGFLGMSDNWKTLGNRFAEHFQVHLVDQRNHGRSFHDDNFYYETLAEDLKHYFEHHNIKNAIVLGHSMGGKTAMLFAALYPELVSKLIVADISPRFYPVHHDAILEGLNSLDFEVLKSRSQADKQLANYVSDFGTRQFLLKNLYWIEKGQLALRINLDVLTENVSEVGEALPLHAKFDGDTLFLRGDKSEYIGNQDETLIKNHFPKAQIATISNAGHWLHAENPEDFYNAVTNFVN, via the coding sequence ATGTTGTTACATTCAAATATTATAGGTGAAGGCCAACCATTCGTAATTCTTCACGGTTTTTTAGGCATGAGTGACAACTGGAAAACATTAGGTAATCGATTTGCCGAACATTTCCAGGTCCATCTAGTAGACCAACGTAATCATGGACGCAGTTTTCATGACGACAACTTTTATTACGAAACTTTAGCTGAAGATTTAAAACACTATTTTGAGCACCACAACATTAAAAACGCCATAGTATTAGGGCATTCCATGGGTGGAAAAACAGCCATGTTATTTGCAGCCTTATATCCTGAGCTAGTAAGTAAGTTAATTGTTGCCGATATTTCTCCACGTTTTTACCCAGTCCATCATGATGCCATTTTAGAAGGGTTAAATAGTTTAGATTTTGAAGTTTTAAAAAGCAGAAGTCAAGCGGATAAACAATTAGCTAATTATGTTTCTGATTTTGGAACACGACAGTTTTTATTAAAAAACTTGTATTGGATTGAAAAAGGACAACTAGCTTTAAGAATAAATCTAGACGTTTTAACAGAAAATGTATCTGAAGTTGGAGAAGCACTTCCCTTGCATGCTAAATTTGACGGTGACACCCTGTTTTTAAGAGGAGACAAGAGTGAATATATTGGCAATCAAGACGAAACCTTAATTAAAAACCATTTTCCGAAAGCACAAATTGCAACTATTTCTAATGCGGGGCATTGGCTACATGCAGAAAACCCTGAAGATTTTTATAATGCTGTAACAAATTTTGTAAATTAA